A genomic window from Enoplosus armatus isolate fEnoArm2 chromosome 18, fEnoArm2.hap1, whole genome shotgun sequence includes:
- the scarb2c gene encoding lysosome membrane protein 2c, which yields MLLKSCCIYTIGVFSILTLILGISLVLSGVFPHFIQSVVEKEVVLKNGTEAFEAWENPPAPIYMQFYFFNLTNPAEVLDGDRPAVVEIGPYTYREYRPMEQVNFQDNGTKVTAVNTKTYIFQRNMSRGPESDLIRTVNIPAMTVMEKFKDETFVANLVSSYMKATEEGLFTTRTVGELLWGYEDGLLKALRTLKPELDDVFGLFYKNNASNDGEYVFFTGQQNYKDFARVDTWNGESSLNWWTSDECNMINGTNGASFHPVVTKNETLSMFSSDLCRSLYAMYEKDVTVKGIPGYRFTLPDEVFANMTLNPANTGFCVPAGNCLGSGVLNVSPCKQGAPIIMSSPHFYQADEKFVQDVFGMKPNKENHQTAIDINPLTGIILQAAKRLQVNVYVEQIPTFSQTGNVRTVIFPVVYLNESVVIDDASVLKLKVIVAEQNVVVNIPFMLIGLGIILGGVFMFLMCRQKVPESTAAERQPLLSS from the exons ATGCTACTGAAGTCATGCTGTATTTACACCATCGGAGTTTTTTCTATACTCACTTTGATCCTGGgtatttctttggttttgtctgGCGTGTTTCCACATTTCATACAGTCGGTGGTGGAAAAG GAAGTAGTTTTGAAGAATGGCACTGAGGCGTTTGAGGCCTGGGAGAATCCACCAGCCCCCATTTACATGCAGTTTTACTTCTTCAACCTGACCAATCCTGCGGAGGTGCTGGATGGGGACAGGCCTGCCGTGGTGGAGATTGGACCGTATACATACAG AGAGTATCGGCCTATGGAGCAAGTAAACTTCCAGGATAATGGCACTAAAGTAACAGCTGTCAACACTAAGACCTACATCTTCCAGCGCAACATGTCCCGAGGTCCAGAGAGCGACCTCATCAGGACAGTCAACATCCCTGCAATG ACGGTGATGGAGAAATTCAAAGACGAGACTTTCGTGGCCAATCTGGTCTCCTCTTACATGAAGGCCACAGAGGAAGGCCTGTTCACCACCCGCACAGTGGGAGAGCTGCTGTGGGGATATGAAGACGGCCTGCTCAAAGCCCTCAGAACTTTAAAACCCGAGCTGGATGATGTTTTCGGACTTTTCTATAAG AACAATGCGTCCAACGATGGTGAATATGTGTTCTTCACTGGTCAGCAAAACTACAAGGACTTTGCCAGAGTGGATACATGGAACGGTGAAAG ctCGCTGAATTGGTGGACATCTGATGAGTGCAATATGATCAATGGAACCAACGGAGCGTCTTTCCATCCAGTCGTCACCAAGAATGAGACGCTCTCCATGTTCTCCTCTGACCTGTGCAG GTCTCTGTATGCTATGTACGAGAAGGATGTGACAGTGAAGGGGATCCCTGGGTACCGCTTCACTCTGCCTGACGAGGTGTTTGCCAATATGACCTTGAACCCAGCCAACACAGGCTTCTGTGTCCCTGCTGGAAATTGCCTGGGCTCTGGTGTGCTTAATGTCAGCCCTTGTAAACAAG GAGCTCCCATCATCATGTCTTCACCACACTTCTACCAGGCAGATGAGAAATTTGTTCAGGATGTATTTGGCATGAAGCCTAACAAGGAGAACCACCAGACTGCGATTGATATCAATCCG CTAACAGGAATCATCCTGCAAGCAGCAAAGCGGCTCCAGGTCAACGTGTATGTCGAGCAAATTCCCACCTTCAG TCAAACCGGAAATGTGAGGACTGTGATCTTTCCTGTGGTTTATCTCAATgag AGTGTTGTCATTGACGACGCGTCGGTCCTGAAGCTGAAAGTGATTGTTGCCGAGCAGAATGTCGTGGTGAACATTCCGTTCATGCTGATTGGTCTAGGCATCATTCTGGGAGGAGTATTCATGTTCCTGATGTGTCGACAGAAGGTCCCTGAG AGCACTGCTGCTGAACGACAGCCCCTGCTCTCATCATAG
- the LOC139301711 gene encoding liver-expressed antimicrobial peptide 2, with protein sequence MRTLQEKIIVVSVFLSLICAIQVNSLPVPEDWNGLLQRTKRSLLWRWNSMKPVGASCRDHLECGTKYCRKNMCSFWNSN encoded by the exons ATGAGGACTCTTCAGGAAAAAATCATTGTGGTTTCCGTTTTCCTGTCTCTGATCTGCGCCATTCAG GTCAATTCACTGCCTGTACCTGAAGACTGGAATGGTTTGCTCCAGCGGACCAAACGGTCACTTCTGTGGCGTTGGAACAGCATGAAGCCTGTGGGCGCCAGCTGCAGGGATCACTTAGAGTGTGGCACAAAATACTGCAG GAAAAATATGTGTTCCTTCTGGAACTCCAActga